In Dryobates pubescens isolate bDryPub1 chromosome 6, bDryPub1.pri, whole genome shotgun sequence, a genomic segment contains:
- the GPR137B gene encoding integral membrane protein GPR137B isoform X2, whose amino-acid sequence MEAPEWDPLKNDTLPPTLTPAVPPYVKLGLTIVYTVFYSLLFVFIYVQLWLVLHYRHKRFSYQTVFLFLCLFWASLRTVLFSFYFKDFVTANSLSPFIFWLLYCFPVCLQFFTLTLMNLYFTQVIFKAKSKYSPELLKYRLPLYLASLFISLLFLLVNLTCAVLVRTQNSERKVIVSVRVAINDTLFVLCAVSLSICLYKISKMSLANIYLESKGSSVCQVTSIGVTVILLYTSRACYNLFILSFSQTKKVNSFDYDWYNVSDQANLKCQLGDAGYIVFGVILFIWELLPTSLVVYFFRVRNPAKDLANAGMVPSHGFSPRSYFFDNPRRYDSDDDLAWNIAPQGAQGRG is encoded by the exons ATGGAGGCCCCTGAGTGGGACCCACTGAAAAATGACACTCTTCCACCAACCCTGACGCCAGCTGTCCCTCCGTATGTGAAGTTGGGCCTGACCATTGTATATACTGTTTTTTATTCACTGCTTTTTGTGTTCATCTACGTCCAGCTCTGGCTGGTCCTTCACTACCGGCACAAGAGGTTCAGTTACCAAACTGTCTTTCTGTTTCTGTGCTTGTTTTGGGCTTCTCTTAGGACTGTGCTCTTTTCATTTTACTTCAAAGACTTTGtcacagcaaattctctcagcccCTTCATCTTCTGGCTTCTCTATTGTTTCCCAGTCTGCCTCCAGTTTTTCACCCTGACCCTGATGAATCTTTACTTCACACAG GTGATTTTCAAAGCCAAATCAAAATATTCCCCAGAGCTACTGAAATACAG GTTGCCCCTCTACCTGGCTTCTCTTTTCAtaagtctcctcttcctcttggtGAATTTAACATGTGCAGTATTGGTGAGGACACAGAACTCAGAGAGAAAAGTCATTGTCTCCGTCCGGGTGGCAATTAATGACACATTGTTTGTGCTGTGCGCTGTTTCACTCTCCATCTGCCTGTATAAGATTTCCAAGATGTCTTTAGCCAACATTTACTTGGAGTCCAAG GGCTCATCTGTGTGTCAGGTGACAAGTATAGGAGTGACTGTTATACTACTTTATACCTCAAGAGCTTGTTACAACTTGTTCATCTTATCATTTTCCCAAACCAAGAAAGTAAATTCTTTTGATTATGACTGGTACAACGTATCAGATCAGGCAA ATCTGAAATGTCAGCTGGGAGATGCAGGTTACATAGTGTTTGGAGTGATCCTTTTCATCTGGGAGCTCTTACCTACTTCTTTGGTTGTGTATTTCTTCCGTGTTCGAAACCCTGCAAAAGATCTA GCCAATGCAGGAATGGTCCCAAGCCACGGCTTCAGTCCCAGGTCTTATTTCTTTGACAACCCTCGTAGATATGACAGTGATGACGATCTAGCATGGAATATTGCAccacagggggcacagggcag GGGGTGA
- the GPR137B gene encoding integral membrane protein GPR137B isoform X1 produces MEAPEWDPLKNDTLPPTLTPAVPPYVKLGLTIVYTVFYSLLFVFIYVQLWLVLHYRHKRFSYQTVFLFLCLFWASLRTVLFSFYFKDFVTANSLSPFIFWLLYCFPVCLQFFTLTLMNLYFTQVIFKAKSKYSPELLKYRLPLYLASLFISLLFLLVNLTCAVLVRTQNSERKVIVSVRVAINDTLFVLCAVSLSICLYKISKMSLANIYLESKGSSVCQVTSIGVTVILLYTSRACYNLFILSFSQTKKVNSFDYDWYNVSDQANLKCQLGDAGYIVFGVILFIWELLPTSLVVYFFRVRNPAKDLANAGMVPSHGFSPRSYFFDNPRRYDSDDDLAWNIAPQGAQGSFSPDYYDWSHQNNSFMAYIGSLQQDPALDTDRPSPI; encoded by the exons ATGGAGGCCCCTGAGTGGGACCCACTGAAAAATGACACTCTTCCACCAACCCTGACGCCAGCTGTCCCTCCGTATGTGAAGTTGGGCCTGACCATTGTATATACTGTTTTTTATTCACTGCTTTTTGTGTTCATCTACGTCCAGCTCTGGCTGGTCCTTCACTACCGGCACAAGAGGTTCAGTTACCAAACTGTCTTTCTGTTTCTGTGCTTGTTTTGGGCTTCTCTTAGGACTGTGCTCTTTTCATTTTACTTCAAAGACTTTGtcacagcaaattctctcagcccCTTCATCTTCTGGCTTCTCTATTGTTTCCCAGTCTGCCTCCAGTTTTTCACCCTGACCCTGATGAATCTTTACTTCACACAG GTGATTTTCAAAGCCAAATCAAAATATTCCCCAGAGCTACTGAAATACAG GTTGCCCCTCTACCTGGCTTCTCTTTTCAtaagtctcctcttcctcttggtGAATTTAACATGTGCAGTATTGGTGAGGACACAGAACTCAGAGAGAAAAGTCATTGTCTCCGTCCGGGTGGCAATTAATGACACATTGTTTGTGCTGTGCGCTGTTTCACTCTCCATCTGCCTGTATAAGATTTCCAAGATGTCTTTAGCCAACATTTACTTGGAGTCCAAG GGCTCATCTGTGTGTCAGGTGACAAGTATAGGAGTGACTGTTATACTACTTTATACCTCAAGAGCTTGTTACAACTTGTTCATCTTATCATTTTCCCAAACCAAGAAAGTAAATTCTTTTGATTATGACTGGTACAACGTATCAGATCAGGCAA ATCTGAAATGTCAGCTGGGAGATGCAGGTTACATAGTGTTTGGAGTGATCCTTTTCATCTGGGAGCTCTTACCTACTTCTTTGGTTGTGTATTTCTTCCGTGTTCGAAACCCTGCAAAAGATCTA GCCAATGCAGGAATGGTCCCAAGCCACGGCTTCAGTCCCAGGTCTTATTTCTTTGACAACCCTCGTAGATATGACAGTGATGACGATCTAGCATGGAATATTGCAccacagggggcacagggcag tttCTCTCCAGACTATTACGACTGGAGCCATCAGAACAACAGCTTCATGGCTTACATAGGATCCCTCCAACAAGatccagcactggacacagatCGGCCAAGCCCTATATAA